One Prevotella melaninogenica DNA window includes the following coding sequences:
- a CDS encoding tetratricopeptide repeat protein, translating to MDIYYQSDKFKQVLHRYEELQKDNISEFLDPEELTDVAEYYHYIGEDNNALDAIDYATRLYPTATTPLAFKARLALFIDEDPELANEIAEMIVDKSDLDYLYLKAEIMIVDNKAGEADDFLQSQYDEVISQEDREDYVLDVAALFSDYEENEYVEKWLSRSTKTEDNDYKELRARLLKSRGKYKESESILNELLDTNPYSGPYWNQLAQNQLLRNDIKDSITSSEYSIAINPDDEEAILNKANGLFTLGNYEESLKYYERYKKLCHNQDTTVVDVTIGHIHLMHGNASEAQRYYHLALAETQSKSLTLIHIGISTFDNGYVEYAYNIFSTLLPEMDDDWDIGFAYLARCCYELKLKKEFKIYLRQAVKKNPEESIEVLSDLYPEGTSPQDYPNIRIL from the coding sequence TTGGATATATACTATCAGAGTGATAAATTCAAGCAAGTCCTTCATAGATATGAAGAACTGCAAAAAGACAACATCAGCGAGTTCCTCGACCCAGAGGAACTGACTGATGTTGCTGAATATTACCACTATATTGGTGAGGATAACAATGCTTTAGACGCTATCGATTATGCCACCCGCTTGTATCCAACAGCCACTACTCCACTTGCTTTCAAGGCACGTTTAGCATTATTCATCGACGAAGACCCAGAGCTTGCTAACGAGATAGCAGAGATGATTGTTGACAAGAGCGACTTAGATTATCTCTATCTTAAGGCTGAAATCATGATTGTTGACAATAAGGCAGGCGAAGCAGATGACTTCCTTCAAAGCCAGTATGACGAGGTTATCTCACAAGAAGACCGCGAGGATTATGTCCTTGATGTTGCTGCTCTCTTTTCCGATTATGAAGAAAATGAATATGTAGAGAAATGGTTGAGCCGCTCAACAAAGACAGAAGATAACGATTATAAGGAACTTCGTGCGCGTCTTCTCAAAAGCCGTGGGAAGTATAAAGAGAGTGAGTCCATTCTCAATGAGTTACTTGATACCAACCCTTATTCTGGTCCTTACTGGAATCAGTTAGCCCAGAATCAGCTTTTAAGGAATGACATAAAGGACTCTATCACATCAAGCGAATACTCTATTGCCATCAACCCTGATGATGAAGAAGCTATCCTCAACAAGGCCAACGGACTCTTTACACTTGGAAATTATGAGGAATCTCTGAAGTACTACGAGCGTTATAAGAAGCTCTGCCATAATCAAGATACAACTGTCGTTGATGTTACTATCGGACATATACATCTCATGCACGGCAACGCTTCAGAAGCGCAACGATATTATCATTTAGCATTAGCAGAAACACAGAGCAAGAGTCTGACACTCATCCATATTGGTATTTCAACCTTTGACAATGGATATGTCGAATATGCTTACAATATCTTTAGTACGTTATTGCCTGAAATGGATGACGACTGGGACATCGGTTTTGCATATCTCGCACGCTGTTGTTATGAATTAAAACTAAAAAAAGAATTCAAGATATACTTGCGACAAGCCGTTAAAAAGAATCCAGAGGAGAGTATAGAGGTACTATCAGACCTCTATCCAGAAGGAACAAGCCCACAAGACTACCCCAATATTCGTATTTTATAA
- a CDS encoding DedA family protein, whose amino-acid sequence MSFITSMLGHLNYGTIFILMLLESTVIPVPSELVVAPAAYHAAAGNLDIWLVILFSTLGADVGATINYLAGWYLGRPIIYKFANSKWGHLCLLNQEKVEKSERYFDEHGMVATITGRLLPGIRHLISIPAGLAKMSYWKFLLYTTIGAASWHTILALLGHYMHSFVPEDQLQEKILEYGEYIKFGLIFLVIVVCFYFLVKWYVKKKKNNKNHSQQV is encoded by the coding sequence ATGAGTTTTATCACATCCATGCTCGGACATCTCAACTATGGCACCATCTTTATTTTGATGCTTCTTGAAAGTACGGTTATCCCTGTACCATCAGAATTAGTTGTTGCCCCAGCTGCCTATCATGCTGCCGCAGGCAACCTTGATATATGGTTGGTAATTCTTTTCTCCACTTTAGGAGCAGACGTTGGTGCAACTATTAACTATCTTGCAGGATGGTATCTTGGTCGCCCTATCATCTATAAGTTTGCCAATAGTAAGTGGGGACACTTGTGTTTGTTGAATCAAGAGAAAGTTGAAAAGAGCGAACGATACTTCGATGAGCATGGTATGGTGGCTACAATCACTGGCCGTCTCTTGCCAGGTATTCGCCATCTTATCTCCATTCCAGCAGGATTGGCGAAGATGAGCTACTGGAAGTTCTTGCTTTATACTACTATAGGTGCAGCCTCATGGCACACTATTCTTGCACTTTTAGGACATTACATGCACTCTTTTGTACCAGAAGATCAGCTCCAAGAGAAGATTTTAGAGTATGGAGAGTATATTAAGTTTGGTCTTATCTTCTTGGTAATTGTTGTTTGTTTTTACTTCCTTGTTAAGTGGTATGTAAAGAAAAAGAAGAACAACAAGAACCATTCACAGCAGGTATAA
- a CDS encoding sigma-70 family RNA polymerase sigma factor: MTSNEKYIEDIANEQLLSDKEEQELAEKIKVGDARALEKLTKANLKFVVSLAHQYRNRGLGEDDLISEGNIGMMYAAQKFDGSKGVRFVVFAAPYIRKAMEEAIKEQATLYKLPKNETSRFEQKRSHAISIDQPVPVGSNNNFTLQHILENENAKHADEHLNQEILSNEIQKGLDVLDEREKRVITYIYGLTGAHYTMAEIAEDMGLKRERVRQIRDKALRKLHKKLNK; encoded by the coding sequence ATGACTTCAAACGAGAAATACATAGAAGATATAGCTAACGAGCAGCTTCTTTCAGATAAAGAAGAGCAGGAGTTAGCAGAGAAGATAAAGGTTGGTGACGCAAGAGCTTTGGAGAAGTTGACCAAGGCTAACTTGAAGTTTGTTGTTTCATTGGCTCATCAATACCGTAACCGAGGATTGGGTGAAGACGACCTTATCAGTGAGGGAAATATTGGTATGATGTATGCCGCACAGAAGTTTGATGGTTCAAAAGGTGTACGCTTTGTTGTCTTTGCGGCTCCTTACATCCGTAAAGCTATGGAAGAGGCTATCAAAGAGCAAGCAACACTCTATAAACTTCCTAAGAACGAGACAAGTAGATTTGAACAGAAGCGTTCACATGCTATCTCTATTGACCAGCCTGTACCAGTAGGTAGCAATAATAACTTCACACTTCAGCATATCCTTGAGAATGAAAATGCCAAGCATGCTGATGAACATCTTAACCAAGAAATCCTCAGCAATGAAATCCAAAAAGGATTAGATGTACTTGATGAACGTGAAAAAAGGGTCATCACTTATATCTATGGATTGACCGGAGCACACTATACGATGGCAGAGATTGCAGAAGATATGGGGCTAAAGCGTGAACGTGTACGCCAGATTCGAGACAAGGCTTTGCGCAAACTTCATAAAAAACTAAACAAATAA
- a CDS encoding histidinol phosphate phosphatase — protein sequence MANKPIQFFLREQKLNIGKQAGKTVIVARPTGRQRVDFRNFCARIAKSTTFNAQEVAAVLNLASETARDIVANGDIVEFGDMGTLTPSFKSKAVERVEQFRAQQHIEKPVVKLLASRKYFTLNDVTFEQVIPGEKKAKTEKKTEKKKENPGPVPED from the coding sequence ATGGCTAACAAACCTATTCAATTTTTCTTGAGAGAACAGAAACTGAACATTGGTAAGCAGGCAGGAAAGACTGTTATCGTAGCGCGCCCGACGGGTAGGCAACGTGTAGACTTCCGTAACTTCTGCGCACGTATTGCTAAGTCAACAACCTTTAATGCTCAGGAGGTAGCAGCCGTACTGAATCTTGCCAGCGAGACCGCTCGTGACATCGTAGCCAATGGCGACATCGTGGAATTTGGCGACATGGGTACATTGACACCTTCGTTTAAGAGCAAGGCGGTAGAGCGTGTTGAGCAGTTCCGTGCACAGCAGCATATTGAGAAACCTGTTGTGAAGCTCCTTGCTTCTCGTAAGTATTTCACGCTGAACGATGTTACCTTTGAGCAGGTAATACCAGGGGAAAAGAAAGCAAAAACAGAGAAGAAGACTGAGAAAAAGAAAGAAAATCCAGGTCCAGTTCCTGAAGATTAA
- a CDS encoding esterase-like activity of phytase family protein produces MVMKLKLKHILFFVFCFPFTLFAQAQQLVRLNPQHYFQRTVPKGNYSGLTWLGGDRYAVVSDKTSESGFFRFRIQIDSVSGDIKDVVNEGFQSSGELNKDEEGIAFFPKDSTLFISREADNSILEYGMNGKQTGRKLTIPSVFSMAIPAYSFEALTYNAHTHRFWTTSESTLKIDGEQANAKNQVKNRLRFQSFDDSFIPQKQYAYLMDAAEIHPSVPNYAMGVSAMTALDDGRLLVLEREFLVTSSKIGSFVENKIYCVDPVKSMTISQEKALDTDSPYMQKTLIATWKTSLGLLRQNLANYEGMCLGPRLADGSQVIVLCADSQDQYGGVLRDWFRTIIIRS; encoded by the coding sequence ATGGTTATGAAACTAAAACTCAAGCATATTTTATTCTTTGTTTTCTGTTTCCCATTTACGCTTTTTGCACAAGCTCAACAGCTTGTCAGACTCAATCCACAGCATTACTTTCAGCGTACAGTTCCTAAAGGAAACTATAGTGGGTTGACATGGTTGGGTGGTGACCGTTATGCAGTGGTTTCTGATAAGACGTCTGAAAGTGGCTTCTTTCGCTTTCGTATACAGATAGATTCTGTTAGTGGAGATATTAAAGACGTTGTGAATGAGGGCTTCCAATCATCGGGCGAGTTGAATAAAGATGAAGAGGGCATAGCTTTCTTTCCTAAAGACAGCACGTTGTTCATTTCCCGTGAAGCAGATAATAGTATCTTAGAATATGGAATGAATGGTAAACAGACGGGTCGGAAGCTTACTATTCCCTCCGTTTTCAGTATGGCTATACCTGCTTATAGTTTTGAAGCACTAACTTACAATGCCCATACGCATCGTTTTTGGACGACTTCTGAAAGTACGTTGAAGATAGATGGAGAACAAGCTAATGCAAAGAATCAAGTGAAGAATAGACTTCGTTTTCAAAGTTTCGATGACTCCTTTATTCCTCAAAAGCAGTATGCTTATCTGATGGATGCTGCGGAGATTCACCCTTCTGTGCCTAATTATGCAATGGGTGTATCAGCAATGACAGCCTTAGATGATGGAAGGTTACTTGTCTTGGAGCGGGAGTTCTTAGTGACTTCAAGTAAGATTGGTTCGTTTGTAGAGAATAAGATTTATTGTGTTGACCCAGTGAAGTCTATGACTATCAGTCAAGAAAAAGCACTTGATACGGATAGTCCGTATATGCAGAAGACTTTGATTGCAACGTGGAAAACCTCCTTAGGACTGCTTCGTCAGAATCTTGCTAACTATGAGGGTATGTGTCTTGGCCCCCGCCTTGCAGACGGAAGCCAAGTTATAGTACTTTGTGCTGACAGCCAAGACCAGTATGGTGGTGTTCTTCGTGACTGGTTTCGCACGATTATTATTCGTTCGTGA
- a CDS encoding mannose-1-phosphate guanylyltransferase, translated as MAQTDNHLVIMAGGVGGRFWPMSTADCPKQFIDVLGVGRSLIQLTYDRFAGVVPSDNVWVVTNQKYVSLVHEQLPEIPLNHILSEPCRRNTAPCIAYVSWRIKKENPKANIVVSPSDHIVTNETEFKRVISNCLKFTAETDAVVTLGMKPTRPETGYGYIQADLSTASARNREIYRVDQFREKPDLPTAEQYIKQNNFFWNAGIFIWSASTIVNAFRIYQPSIARIFERIMDVLDTVDEQRVIDEVYPECENISVDYAIMEKAEEIFVCPADFGWSDLGTWGSLLAQTQHDIYGNAVIGNDVHLFDSKNCIVHTTEERKVVIQGLDGYIVAEQDGKLLICRLSEEQRLKQFTGEG; from the coding sequence ATGGCGCAAACTGATAATCATCTCGTCATTATGGCAGGTGGCGTAGGAGGTAGATTCTGGCCGATGAGTACTGCAGACTGTCCTAAGCAGTTTATTGATGTCTTAGGAGTAGGTAGATCACTCATCCAGTTGACCTATGATCGCTTTGCAGGTGTTGTTCCTTCTGACAATGTGTGGGTTGTCACGAACCAAAAGTATGTCTCTTTAGTTCATGAACAGCTCCCAGAGATACCTTTGAATCACATCTTGAGCGAGCCTTGCCGTCGTAATACAGCACCTTGTATTGCATACGTGAGTTGGCGTATCAAGAAAGAAAACCCAAAGGCTAATATCGTGGTGTCACCAAGTGATCATATTGTGACCAATGAAACGGAGTTCAAACGTGTTATTTCTAACTGTTTGAAGTTTACTGCAGAAACGGATGCTGTGGTTACTTTGGGTATGAAACCAACACGCCCAGAGACGGGTTATGGCTATATACAAGCTGACCTTTCAACAGCTTCAGCGCGTAATCGCGAGATTTATCGTGTTGATCAGTTCCGTGAGAAGCCTGATTTACCAACAGCAGAACAATATATCAAGCAGAATAACTTCTTCTGGAATGCAGGAATCTTTATTTGGAGTGCCTCTACTATTGTCAATGCTTTCCGTATCTATCAACCAAGTATAGCAAGAATTTTCGAGCGTATCATGGATGTCTTGGATACAGTCGATGAACAACGCGTGATTGATGAGGTATATCCTGAGTGTGAGAATATCTCTGTCGATTATGCTATTATGGAAAAGGCTGAAGAGATATTTGTTTGTCCTGCAGACTTTGGATGGAGTGATTTAGGAACTTGGGGCTCGTTGCTTGCCCAGACACAGCATGATATTTACGGTAATGCTGTTATTGGTAATGATGTTCATCTGTTTGATAGTAAGAACTGTATTGTACATACAACGGAGGAACGTAAGGTGGTTATCCAAGGTCTTGATGGCTATATTGTAGCTGAACAGGATGGTAAATTGCTTATTTGTCGCCTTTCTGAAGAGCAGCGTCTGAAGCAGTTTACAGGAGAAGGATAG
- a CDS encoding winged helix-turn-helix domain-containing protein: protein MTEKKEVKSAPKAAKKAPAKKAPAKKSVVAINAENVGFKAGDVYNALAAEAKALTVAEIAKAANISTEEVYLGIGWLFKEGKVKGENDKVALA from the coding sequence ATGACAGAAAAGAAAGAAGTTAAGTCTGCTCCTAAAGCAGCAAAGAAGGCTCCTGCTAAGAAAGCTCCTGCTAAGAAGTCAGTTGTAGCTATTAATGCAGAGAATGTCGGTTTTAAGGCTGGCGATGTTTACAATGCTCTTGCTGCTGAAGCCAAGGCTTTGACAGTTGCTGAGATTGCTAAGGCTGCTAATATTAGCACTGAGGAGGTTTATCTTGGCATTGGTTGGCTCTTTAAGGAGGGCAAAGTTAAAGGTGAAAACGATAAAGTTGCTCTTGCATAA